Proteins encoded by one window of Blautia luti:
- a CDS encoding Crp/Fnr family transcriptional regulator: protein MNFENYFPLWSDLNTAQKKLISDNLITQVVKKGTIIHNGNLDCTGLLLVKSGQLRTYILSDEGREITLYRLFDMDMCLLSASCIIRSIQFEVTIEAEKDTDLWIIPAEIYKDIMKESAPVANYTNELMATRFSDVMWLIEQIMWKSLDKRVASFLLEETSIEGTNELKITHETIANHLGSHREVITRMLRYFQGEGLVRLSRGKITILDSKRLETLQRS from the coding sequence ATGAACTTTGAAAATTATTTTCCACTATGGAGTGACTTAAATACAGCACAGAAAAAACTAATTTCAGACAATTTAATCACACAGGTTGTAAAAAAAGGAACGATCATTCACAATGGAAACCTGGACTGTACTGGATTATTACTGGTTAAATCCGGGCAGCTTCGAACCTACATACTTTCAGATGAAGGACGGGAGATTACACTTTACCGTCTGTTCGATATGGATATGTGTCTTTTATCCGCCTCATGTATCATACGCTCCATTCAATTTGAAGTAACCATTGAAGCAGAAAAAGATACTGATCTTTGGATCATCCCTGCTGAAATCTATAAGGACATTATGAAGGAATCTGCTCCCGTCGCAAACTATACCAATGAGTTAATGGCCACCCGTTTTTCTGATGTCATGTGGCTGATTGAACAAATCATGTGGAAGAGTTTGGATAAGCGTGTTGCTTCATTTCTTTTAGAAGAGACCTCTATCGAAGGAACAAACGAGCTGAAAATCACTCATGAGACGATTGCTAATCATCTTGGTTCCCACAGGGAAGTTATCACTCGAATGCTCCGATACTTTCAAGGAGAAGGACTCGTCAGACTCTCCCGCGGAAAAATCACAATCCTTGATTCGAAAAGACTGGAAACACTACAAAGATCATAA
- a CDS encoding rhodanese-like domain-containing protein, which produces MGFFDFLKQANINQGIEEYKRTAGAVLLDVRTPQEYQEGHIPESKNVPLQQLNNVVSVVKNTEIPLFVYCYSGVRSRQATGLLQRMGYSKVNNIGGIAAYSGKVEK; this is translated from the coding sequence ATGGGATTTTTTGATTTCCTTAAACAGGCGAATATTAATCAAGGGATAGAGGAATATAAAAGGACTGCTGGTGCAGTTCTGCTGGATGTACGTACTCCGCAGGAATATCAGGAAGGGCATATACCAGAAAGTAAAAATGTACCGTTACAACAACTTAACAATGTTGTTTCAGTAGTGAAGAATACAGAAATTCCACTGTTTGTATACTGTTATTCCGGAGTCCGAAGTCGTCAAGCAACAGGGTTGTTGCAACGAATGGGATATTCTAAAGTAAATAATATCGGTGGCATTGCTGCTTATTCAGGAAAGGTGGAAAAATAA
- a CDS encoding FAD-dependent oxidoreductase has product MKVIIVGGVAGGATAAARIRRLDEHAEITVFERSGYISYANCGLPYYIGDVITDPEELTLQTPESFFKRFHINMKIYHEVISIHPDRKTVSVKNLENGEIFEENYDKLILSPGAKPTQPRLPGVGIDKLFTLRTVEDTFLIKEYINKNHPKSAVLAGGGFIGLELAENLRELGMDVTIVQRPKQLMNPFDPDMASMIHNEMRKHGVKLVLGYTVEGFKEKDNEVEVLLKDNPSLQADMVVLAIGVTPDTALAKKAGLELGIKESIVVNDRMETSVPDIYAAGDAVQVKHYVTGNDALISLAGPANKQGRIIADNICGGDNRYLGSQGSSVIKVFDMTAATTGINETNAKKSGLEVDTVILSPMSHAGYYPGGKVMTMKVVFEKKTYRLLGAQIIGYEGVDKRIDVLATAIHAGLKATQLKDLDLAYAPPYSSAKDPVNMAGFMIDNIAKGTLKQWHLEDMDKISKDKSAVLLDVRTVDEFSRGHMDGFKNIPVDELRERINEIEKGKPVYLICQSGLRSYIASRILEGNGYETYNFSGGFRFYDAVVNDRALIERTYACGMDY; this is encoded by the coding sequence ATGAAGGTAATAATCGTAGGAGGTGTAGCCGGAGGAGCTACAGCTGCTGCAAGAATACGAAGACTGGATGAACATGCAGAAATTACTGTGTTTGAAAGATCCGGATACATATCCTATGCGAATTGTGGGCTTCCATATTATATTGGAGACGTGATCACAGATCCGGAAGAACTTACATTACAGACACCAGAGAGTTTTTTTAAACGTTTCCATATCAATATGAAAATTTATCATGAAGTTATCTCCATACATCCGGATCGTAAAACAGTTTCAGTGAAAAATTTGGAGAATGGTGAGATATTTGAAGAAAACTATGATAAGCTGATCCTTTCTCCAGGTGCAAAGCCAACACAGCCGAGACTTCCTGGAGTAGGTATTGATAAGCTTTTTACACTTCGTACAGTAGAAGATACTTTTCTGATAAAGGAATATATTAATAAGAATCATCCAAAATCTGCTGTGTTGGCTGGTGGCGGTTTTATTGGTTTAGAGCTGGCAGAAAATTTGAGGGAGCTTGGCATGGATGTTACGATTGTCCAACGACCTAAGCAGCTGATGAATCCTTTTGATCCGGATATGGCATCCATGATCCATAATGAAATGAGAAAGCATGGAGTAAAACTGGTATTGGGCTATACAGTAGAAGGATTTAAAGAAAAAGACAATGAAGTGGAGGTTCTATTGAAAGATAATCCATCTCTTCAGGCTGATATGGTGGTGCTGGCAATCGGCGTCACACCAGACACAGCACTAGCAAAAAAAGCCGGTCTGGAACTTGGCATCAAGGAAAGTATTGTAGTGAATGACAGAATGGAAACTTCTGTACCGGATATTTATGCTGCAGGTGATGCAGTTCAGGTAAAACATTATGTTACTGGCAATGATGCGTTAATCTCTTTAGCGGGACCTGCCAATAAACAGGGAAGGATCATTGCTGATAATATTTGTGGCGGTGATAATCGTTACTTGGGCAGTCAGGGAAGCTCCGTTATCAAAGTGTTTGATATGACAGCAGCCACTACAGGTATCAATGAAACCAATGCCAAAAAGTCAGGATTAGAGGTAGATACAGTAATTCTTTCTCCTATGAGTCATGCCGGTTACTATCCTGGAGGAAAAGTGATGACCATGAAGGTGGTTTTTGAAAAAAAGACGTATCGTTTGCTTGGTGCTCAGATTATTGGATATGAAGGAGTTGATAAACGTATTGATGTGCTGGCAACAGCAATCCATGCAGGGCTGAAGGCAACCCAGCTGAAAGATTTGGATCTCGCATATGCACCACCTTATTCCTCTGCCAAGGATCCTGTAAATATGGCCGGATTCATGATAGACAATATAGCAAAAGGGACCTTAAAACAATGGCATTTGGAAGATATGGATAAGATTTCTAAAGATAAAAGTGCTGTGTTGCTGGATGTGAGAACGGTAGATGAATTTAGCAGGGGACATATGGATGGATTCAAAAATATTCCTGTAGATGAACTGAGGGAACGGATCAATGAAATTGAGAAAGGAAAGCCTGTGTATCTGATATGCCAGAGTGGTCTGCGCAGTTACATTGCCAGCCGTATTCTGGAAGGAAATGGATATGAAACATACAACTTCTCCGGCGGATTCCGTTTCTATGATGCAGTGGTTAATGACCGTGCGCTGATCGAAAGGACATATGCATGCGGTATGGATTATTAG
- a CDS encoding TraX family protein produces the protein MNNIKERIKIFSGAQLKYIAFLSMLIDHTNKALIYPNLDGGALNRLSDFFDILGRIAFPIFIFLLVEGYFHTKNKWKYLITLLVFGVISEIPFDMCTTATFFEANWNNIMFTLALVLAMIWLIDVLKEKMAALPKALWYFVSFLIVTVLCFAAMNLGLDYEHHAVLIGYFYYIFHDRQALAIPFSYLSMFKEPWALLGFGLTLTYNGERGKQNKWFNYLFYPVHLLILGIIRMCLKI, from the coding sequence ATGAACAATATAAAAGAAAGAATAAAAATATTTTCAGGGGCGCAGCTTAAATACATTGCTTTTCTATCTATGCTTATCGATCACACAAACAAAGCGTTAATCTATCCGAATTTGGATGGAGGAGCATTGAATCGGTTGAGTGACTTTTTTGATATTTTAGGAAGAATCGCATTTCCAATATTCATCTTCCTTCTCGTGGAAGGCTATTTCCACACAAAAAATAAATGGAAGTATTTAATTACACTTCTTGTATTTGGAGTAATATCAGAAATTCCTTTTGATATGTGTACAACAGCTACATTTTTTGAAGCCAACTGGAACAATATTATGTTTACGTTAGCCTTGGTGCTTGCCATGATCTGGCTGATTGATGTACTCAAGGAAAAGATGGCAGCATTGCCGAAAGCTTTATGGTATTTCGTATCATTTCTCATTGTGACAGTATTGTGCTTTGCTGCAATGAATCTGGGATTAGATTATGAACACCATGCGGTGCTGATTGGATATTTCTATTATATTTTTCATGACCGACAGGCACTTGCGATTCCATTTTCCTATCTTTCCATGTTCAAAGAACCATGGGCTTTGCTTGGATTTGGCCTGACACTTACTTATAATGGAGAACGTGGAAAACAGAATAAGTGGTTTAATTATCTTTTTTATCCAGTACATTTGCTGATTTTAGGAATTATAAGAATGTGTCTTAAGATTTGA
- a CDS encoding 4Fe-4S binding protein, with product MAKRVASVDKKRCVACGVCENTCPLAAVKVHRGCYAVVEETLCVGCGKCAKSCPVGCIEMKERVTV from the coding sequence TTGGCAAAAAGAGTGGCAAGTGTCGATAAAAAAAGATGTGTTGCCTGCGGAGTATGCGAAAATACTTGTCCGTTGGCAGCGGTTAAAGTCCATCGTGGGTGCTATGCGGTAGTAGAAGAAACATTGTGTGTAGGATGCGGAAAATGTGCAAAGTCCTGTCCAGTAGGCTGTATTGAAATGAAAGAGAGGGTAACAGTGTGA
- the trxA gene encoding thioredoxin has translation MTAININKNNFQSEVMNSDKPVLLDFWAPWCAPCRMVVPIIEEIAGERPDIRVGKINVDEQPELASEFSIMSIPTLVVMKNGKIVQQVSGARPKNAILEML, from the coding sequence ATGACTGCAATTAATATCAATAAAAATAATTTCCAGAGTGAAGTGATGAATTCTGATAAACCTGTCCTTTTGGATTTTTGGGCGCCTTGGTGTGCTCCTTGTCGTATGGTGGTTCCTATCATAGAGGAGATTGCAGGTGAACGCCCTGATATCAGAGTTGGTAAAATCAATGTGGATGAGCAGCCTGAACTGGCAAGTGAATTTAGTATTATGAGTATCCCAACTTTGGTGGTTATGAAGAATGGGAAGATCGTACAACAGGTTTCAGGTGCGAGACCTAAGAATGCAATTTTAGAAATGCTTTAA